A single Montipora foliosa isolate CH-2021 chromosome 7, ASM3666993v2, whole genome shotgun sequence DNA region contains:
- the LOC138011668 gene encoding uncharacterized protein isoform X1, translating into MAFSCLLVLLFSGSYLMVQGTQITLARETIQPDDDFLLLEASDECPKNGNKFFPKCNKFSAVPLVGTKCWCQCVTSAGKNTFFEPNNTCVPVAFARQTSGCDILFAGETTEGLLTFFPPTGINQRTVMVPENKTCSLQYGGNLYLQYLDCDGSWKEISHQSAKDSLEVTPGWSISRLQIRSKPGTTFLTSKTGRILRIAAQCRDLNDINASTNSSTCAMFKVEGRVTCPLPQQSPTASATLPKPTAGNIIISTATLPPLPTTKQTSTVTKPPTDKVTEAVGGTTQRNAESGVKNTDVGADSGSRTSGKKNTYIIAGAVAGGILLVALIILIAWRCSSNPKKHRHPHSRLDGLGSISSPISQMSRHSMPVYTDAAHFAPIGSFSMRSGASMDNLTYRRGSDGIILGPDFKRGSLYSDHYPSNPPPRPPSSKRSSLNGHVNPGLTLREEIVTMNPLFEGQIVEHKDLDALNCSDFAVHPDQIVVDDRKHPEAFMDDPDTYDCPEEILKGKPMTSTPVPVYYVVDEDPYPDSVSHTFRGDVRGRPDGHVYSEPETDILRRQDYVVMNGPNAVGYTHGYDEPRHNPNQGILKVGSVPPNSRRYDYDEDHMQVI; encoded by the exons ATGGCTTTTTCTTGCCTTCTCGTCTTGCTCTTCTCTGGTTCATACTTGATGGTTCAAGGAACGCAAATAACACTCGCCCGAGAGACAATTCAACCGGACGACGACTTCCTTCTGTTAGAAGCCTCTGATGAATGTCCCAAAAACGGAAACAAATTCTTTCCTAAATGCAACAAATTTAGCGCCGTACCGCTAGTTGGCACAAAATGCTGGTGCCAATGTGTGACATCTGCTGGAAAAAACACATTCTTCGAGCCTAACAACACCTGCGTTCCAGTCGCTTTTGCTCGTCAGACGTCAG GATGCGACATACTATTTGCTGGCGAGACGACAGAAGGCTTATTGACATTTTTCCCACCAACTGGAATCAATCAAAGAACTGTCATGGTGCCTGAAAATAAGACTTGCAGCTTACAATATGGCGGCAACTTGTATCTACAGTACCTCGACTGCGACGGATCCTGGAAAGAGATATCACACCAATCAGCGAAAGACAGCTTGGAGGTGACCCCGGGTTGGTCGATAAGCCGTCTACAAATCAGG tccAAACCTGGTACAACATTTTTGACGAGCAAGACAGGTCGTATTCTTCGGATTGCGGCGCAATGTCGGGATCTAAACGACATCAACGCTTCTACCAACAGTTCCACGTGTGCAATGTTCAAGGTGGAAGGAAGAGTTACAT GTCCTCTTCCTCAGCAAAGTCCCACGGCCTCGGCTACTTTGCCAAAGCCAACTGCAGGTAATATAATAATCTCAACAGCGACGCTTCCTCCACTACCAACAACCAAGCAAACTTCTACAGTAACAAAGCCTCCAACAGACAAG GTTACTGAGGCTGTGGGCGGAACGACTCAGCGG AATGCAGAGTCAGGTGTCAAAAATACTGATGTGGGAGCCGATTCAGGGTCCAGAACATCAGGCAAGAAGAACACATATATTATCGCAGGAGCTGTTGCTGGAGGCATCTTGTTGGTTGCCTTGATTATTCTTATCGCATGGCGCTGCAGCAGCAATCCCAA aaaacaTCGCCATCCACATAGTCGTCTGGATGGATTAG GGTCTATTTCAAGTCCAATTTCACAG ATGAGCCGACATTCGATGCCAGTGTACACGGACGCAGCCCATTTCGCGCCCATAGGATCATTCAGTATGCGATCTGGAGCTAGCATGG ACAACTTGACGTACCGAAGAGGCTCGGACGGAATCATCCTCGGCCCAGACTTCAAAAGGGGATCACTATATTCCGATCACTATCCTTCTAATCCACCACCGAGGCCTCCGTCGAGCAAGCGCAGTAGCCTTAATGGTCACGTGAATCCAGGTCTTACGCTCAGGGAAGAAATCGTCACCATGAATCCATTATTTGAAGGGCAAATCGTGGAACATAAGGACTTGGACGCATTGAACTGCAGTGATTTTGCAGTTCATCCTGATCAAATTGTAGTCGACGACCGAAAGCATCCAGAGG CTTTTATGGACGACCCAGACACGTACGACTGTCCAGAAGAAATCCTGAAGGGTAAGCCCATGACTTCGACACCAGTGCCAGTTTATTACGTGGTTGATGAAGATCCCTATCCGGACAGCGTTTCCCACACATTCAGGGGTGACGTAAGAGGCCGACCAGATGGACATGTTTACAGCGAACCAGAGACAGACATTTTACGACGGCAAGACTATGTTGTTATGAACGGACCCAATG
- the LOC138011668 gene encoding uncharacterized protein isoform X2 — protein sequence MVPENKTCSLQYGGNLYLQYLDCDGSWKEISHQSAKDSLEVTPGWSISRLQIRSKPGTTFLTSKTGRILRIAAQCRDLNDINASTNSSTCAMFKVEGRVTCPLPQQSPTASATLPKPTAGNIIISTATLPPLPTTKQTSTVTKPPTDKVTEAVGGTTQRNAESGVKNTDVGADSGSRTSGKKNTYIIAGAVAGGILLVALIILIAWRCSSNPKKHRHPHSRLDGLGSISSPISQMSRHSMPVYTDAAHFAPIGSFSMRSGASMDNLTYRRGSDGIILGPDFKRGSLYSDHYPSNPPPRPPSSKRSSLNGHVNPGLTLREEIVTMNPLFEGQIVEHKDLDALNCSDFAVHPDQIVVDDRKHPEAFMDDPDTYDCPEEILKGKPMTSTPVPVYYVVDEDPYPDSVSHTFRGDVRGRPDGHVYSEPETDILRRQDYVVMNGPNAVGYTHGYDEPRHNPNQGILKVGSVPPNSRRYDYDEDHMQVI from the exons ATGGTGCCTGAAAATAAGACTTGCAGCTTACAATATGGCGGCAACTTGTATCTACAGTACCTCGACTGCGACGGATCCTGGAAAGAGATATCACACCAATCAGCGAAAGACAGCTTGGAGGTGACCCCGGGTTGGTCGATAAGCCGTCTACAAATCAGG tccAAACCTGGTACAACATTTTTGACGAGCAAGACAGGTCGTATTCTTCGGATTGCGGCGCAATGTCGGGATCTAAACGACATCAACGCTTCTACCAACAGTTCCACGTGTGCAATGTTCAAGGTGGAAGGAAGAGTTACAT GTCCTCTTCCTCAGCAAAGTCCCACGGCCTCGGCTACTTTGCCAAAGCCAACTGCAGGTAATATAATAATCTCAACAGCGACGCTTCCTCCACTACCAACAACCAAGCAAACTTCTACAGTAACAAAGCCTCCAACAGACAAG GTTACTGAGGCTGTGGGCGGAACGACTCAGCGG AATGCAGAGTCAGGTGTCAAAAATACTGATGTGGGAGCCGATTCAGGGTCCAGAACATCAGGCAAGAAGAACACATATATTATCGCAGGAGCTGTTGCTGGAGGCATCTTGTTGGTTGCCTTGATTATTCTTATCGCATGGCGCTGCAGCAGCAATCCCAA aaaacaTCGCCATCCACATAGTCGTCTGGATGGATTAG GGTCTATTTCAAGTCCAATTTCACAG ATGAGCCGACATTCGATGCCAGTGTACACGGACGCAGCCCATTTCGCGCCCATAGGATCATTCAGTATGCGATCTGGAGCTAGCATGG ACAACTTGACGTACCGAAGAGGCTCGGACGGAATCATCCTCGGCCCAGACTTCAAAAGGGGATCACTATATTCCGATCACTATCCTTCTAATCCACCACCGAGGCCTCCGTCGAGCAAGCGCAGTAGCCTTAATGGTCACGTGAATCCAGGTCTTACGCTCAGGGAAGAAATCGTCACCATGAATCCATTATTTGAAGGGCAAATCGTGGAACATAAGGACTTGGACGCATTGAACTGCAGTGATTTTGCAGTTCATCCTGATCAAATTGTAGTCGACGACCGAAAGCATCCAGAGG CTTTTATGGACGACCCAGACACGTACGACTGTCCAGAAGAAATCCTGAAGGGTAAGCCCATGACTTCGACACCAGTGCCAGTTTATTACGTGGTTGATGAAGATCCCTATCCGGACAGCGTTTCCCACACATTCAGGGGTGACGTAAGAGGCCGACCAGATGGACATGTTTACAGCGAACCAGAGACAGACATTTTACGACGGCAAGACTATGTTGTTATGAACGGACCCAATG